The Montipora capricornis isolate CH-2021 chromosome 3, ASM3666992v2, whole genome shotgun sequence genome includes the window TCCGCGCTTCTGTATGTTGATTTTGCTCTTGCTAAAAGAGATAATATTTGCCCAGGTAAATTTACAGGCCGTGTGCTTCTTACTCGGTCCATTATAAGAGAATTCCGAGACAAGGAGCGACAAGTTGGAAACTGCCTCGTGAAAAAAAGAAGTCTGTGAGATTTTTATTGTATCTCTTGGCGGTTGAATGGAGCTTGAAAGCACAAAACGATCGACGTCGAGAGGGCAATGCGAGGAAGAGTAAGCAAGGATGAAGACGGTGGCTActagaacgccacgaaacaataAGCTAccgaaaaaaacaatgtttttgctATTCCCGCAAGTGCATTAAACCTTGAGGTTCATTTCATGCCTGGTCTCGTACTGACAACGAACGCTGTGAATTGAAAAAAGTTAAGGTTATGTGGAGGACACGAGCAATTGTcgataaattttcaattctcATACCATTcataccaattttattcctCATTTTTCATGCCGAATGACTCGGAGTGATAGCAAGTTTATTACAACTACGGGAAATTATACTTTTAGGCAACgtccccgtagccgtcgtcgtttcccCTGGTAGCTTGAACTCCCTTTTCTCCCTACTGTAAAACACAATGTAACACCTgcttaattgaccaatcatggCGCACGTATTGTCTGAGagatacaataaaaaaaaatggaacgtTCAAAAACTGTGCGCGCTTGATAACACCAGTCCCGCGATAATTGATTGCGCATATTTCAAGTTTTGATCGATTTTCAAATGTTGTGTTTTGCCTGTTCTtcagtttttctaaaaaaatcaacatgttaCCTTTAACCCCCGTCACCCAGAGACAATACAGCCAAAACTTTTTGACCAACTAGCCGGCTGTCTGGTGATATTTTTGAGGCAGAAAACTGTTGGCAGGCAAGCCAAATCTTGTTACCATAAAACGACTCATTGGTCGGGAAAGTCGTGAAGTCATACCTTCTATTTTCGGTTACGGTCGATGCCGACCGTACGAAGCTGCATGGACTAAATATAAGTACAGTTGAAGTCACAAAGTCATTCGTAGAAACCAATATACAGCCTGAAGTCAAAATTGGCACCTGCCACTAAAACTGAAGACCGAGATTAGTTCACGGGCGGCAAAATCTCTTTCTAAATATAAAATTCCTCAaagaaagtatgtttttttaaaactaagAGACTCAGAATTTTACAGAAACGTCACGTGTGATGTAATTTCGATTATCACGAATGGTTCTCTTAGAAAGGAATTCCCTTTtgaattaaaagaaataatagGTTGAAGAAAACTACTCAATTTTAAATCCATTCAATCTCTCTTGCCTCAAGGACGCATCCCGTCGAAAACTTTGAAAGTTCCCtaaaatttgatcattttttcTGCTCGTCAGCAACTGGGgagaaaaatatgtttagatGATCGCGAGCACCTGCTTGCAATAAGCTAACGTGTAATATTCAATGATATTGAACGCCGAACAACCTATCCTAAATTTAAATTGTAAGCTTGACAGCCTTTACAAACAAAATGGTAAAAAAATATGCCTTGGGTTTTATTTCATTCGCTGGTTGCACTCAGATCTATTTATCGGAAGATAATTGCATTATTAACCGAATAAAGTCTATATGGTGTCATGTGTTTGAAACTACAGTTAACAAATTGTGATTAACGAGCACCCGGATAAAGTTTCGTTTTATTTTCAACGGTAATGTAGAGCTTTTCATATTCCATCGCAAAAATTGTTCAAGCGTTCAAACATCCATAACATtcgatatgaaatcaagaattGCATCACAATAAAAGCTTTAACACCGGTACCAAACGTTTTTACAACCCTTGCAAGCGACGTTAGCAATATCACTCGTGTAAATTATCATGACAACGACACACCCACCTTACATGACGTGTCTATCATTTTAAACCTTGTTTTTCgaattcaaatgaaaatttaaaatttttaaagtcaTTCGCAATATTTCAGGGGCTTGAAAATACACCGGAAGGATTGAAGATTGCCAATATACGAAACGaaagattttaaatgttaatGAAGCTTCAAAATACCGGTTAGCATTCGATACTCGTTGGTCTTCCAAAAGGAGTCATACGGGGCGCTTAAGTGAGGCCCTCCTAGGGCTTTTACGGAataagagaacatggctaatttgaactggggaacagggaaCAATGTCAAAGTTTtctagggaacaagggaacaaaaacaatgttgacCAATTTTAGGGATCTAAAAGCTGggaaaaagtttgaaagtaatttggggaacaggggaacacaagcaaatatttaaagggaacaagaaaACAAGGACCCCCTCTGGTAGGGCTTGAGTAACCCACGAatacaaattttgttttcgttgttttcgCTAACAAATGACTTTTATAGAATTAAAGGAATAAAAGATTTTGTACGACTTTTTGTTAAGTGCTGATAGTTTTTCGGTCTGCAGCGCGTCGGTCGAAGCCCAAATCTCGTAAAAAAAGTTCACTTCTGCGACTGCCGCGAAACATTGACAGTGCCTGAAAGTGagggtttctttttctttctctgaaAACAAGTGCAATTTACGAATGACACGCATATTCAAACACACGGTCATAGCAGTAACAATTGGCGAATTTCAGCTGTAACGTTccgaataaataaatttatatcCACTCCAAATAATTGTAGGTTCCTTACGTAAGGCATAGACGGTAAtactattgtttcaaattttctttcggACGTTATAACTTGAGGTTGCTGTTTACCATGACCATACCGAAACTGGCTTGTAAAAATACATAATGAATTCGGAACGTTAGTGGAATCGATTTTAAGACCTAAGCTCCGACAAAACATATTATTTTGAATTAATGGTATAATAACAAAACCGTAGGGAGTTAGTAAGATCCAATAAAACCCCCGATGGGACGTCGGTGATCGATTACAAAGATGGACCCTTGTCACATAAAACCATTTTGTTGACGAAACACACAGTGAAACGAAAACAATTATGCAATAGCTATTGAGTGTCTTGAGACGAACTGGTGGTTGTCTATCATGATTTAAATAAACAAACCTTGGTTCTGTCAGGCATGAACGAGCTCTAGCGGAACGTTTCACAATCATTAAAACCGCGAAGACTCCAAGCAAGATTCCTACAAAGCCAGAAGATGAATCATGACACGCTGCGCTGTCGTGTTTCAGATAAATAAAATCTACGCAAGTCAAAGTTTGGAGTAACACATTTGCGGACGTGAAGGCGGCCTTTCAATGAGACAAGAAAGCCTTCGCATACAAAGTCTCTGACAGAGGTCCGGTAATAAAGACAGCTTAGGTAATTATTAGCTTGCAACCAATAGGCGGGCCTATTGCTTTATACGGCGCTTATTACACCCTAGTGAggcccaaataaatattttcaagAGCAAATGTTTCAGtatatttgcatttttataGCAGCGCAACGGGTCCAGTCAGCGATTTTCCCCCCGAAGAGCTataaagttgaaagaaaaaaataaacccCACATGTTCATAGCAACAAATCGCGCAGATACGGAATCAGTTTATGccaagaatttttcttttatctgaACTCAAGGTGGATTTGTCAGCAGATTTTATGATAACTCGGAAAATTAAAGCCCGTCATTGCAGGTGTTGCCGAGTTATTTTCATATGTGCAgtttataaattattcaatATGTTTGCAGGTTTCCCAAGTTAAGGAagtttgattggctgaaaagcGCATCATCCGAAATCAACACAATGCGAGATCTGCTCGAAGTCCCCCACGACATAAGACTGTTAAAAGATTATGCGCTCACTGGGTTTTCCATAAGATGAGACAGTACAAAGGAACACTTATCAGTAGTACAGAGTTTAGCTTGGGTGAAGATCTGTTCCCAAATCGCGGCAAATATCCTCTTTTTAAAAAACACATTTCGGTATTGCTGTGACCTAAACACATCTTTCATAATAACGCGAATTCGAAGCGATGCCGAGGGCTTTTCTGTTGAAGAGAGATTTTGaggataaaaattatttcagcGAAGGAAAGCTGACTTTTATCCAGCAAGGTTAGTATTTCTTCCAACCTGTAATTGAAATCTTTTTAAGTGTTTGCTGGACTTGGTTAATTCGAATTGTCTCAAAATAAAGTGAGTTCCTATATAAACATGTCATAGTTCACTTTCTTATTAGAGCTGtgtgttcattttaaaattttatcgaATTTTTAGTGGAAGAGTATCATTCCGAATCACCGTGTATGTTTTTAATTTGCAGATGAAAAAAAATCGACGACTGGTGATGATTTTCCAGGGACCGGACGAAGCAAGAGCCAGGCAAAAGCGAAGAAAAAAGATACTGGTGATGCGGAAATCTTCAGATCGTTTCAGAAGAATAAAAAGTTGTCTTACCCAGCTGAAGTGAGGATTGACGGGAGCGTTAATGACATCGGAAAGATTCTAAGGTTTGCTGATGATTTCattaataatgaaaagaaaatgtcgGGGCGAAATACTCAAACAGGCAATCTTCACGAGGTGGATCACACTGCCGATCATAGAATTCTTCCAGAAAAGAGCCCGTTACAGGCACAGGGAAAAGTTGGAAACGCGTCAGAGGCAATCGGAGAGACGCTGGCGTCTAATTTAAAACGGTTGACATCTCACGCAAACAGAAAATACTCACAATTGAATAAAGCAAATGAGCTTAGTGCCACAGGCGTAAAAAATCGATCCGACAAGGCGACTGTTC containing:
- the LOC138041541 gene encoding fez family zinc finger protein 1-like; protein product: MPRAFLLKRDFEDKNYFSEGKLTFIQQDEKKSTTGDDFPGTGRSKSQAKAKKKDTGDAEIFRSFQKNKKLSYPAEVRIDGSVNDIGKILRFADDFINNEKKMSGRNTQTGNLHEVDHTADHRILPEKSPLQAQGKVGNASEAIGETLASNLKRLTSHANRKYSQLNKANELSATGVKNRSDKATVHKCNQCGKVFKTKYTLSIHLKMPDHTQSRPFVCNVCGKGFRLSSTLCRHKIIHTEKKPHKCEECGKSFNRSSTLKTHLRTHSDKKAFICDICGKGFHQKGNLRNHIMIHTGEKPFRCNQCNRAFNKMSNLKFHMHTHSDNLPYHCRTCRKRFAKKAELKEHVEEAH